aattaagtcattgtttttgttgtctttatgcacaaaagtattctcgtagcttcataaaattaaggatgtaccactgatgtcacatggactattttaacaatgtccttactaaatgtctgggccttgaacatggtagcaccattgctgtctatgcaggcttagaaagctctcggatttcatcaaaaatatcttaatttgcactATGAAGATGAatggtcttatgggtttagaatgacatgagggtgagtaattaatgacagaatttggatgaactacccctttaaaataaagtttgatgTCCTCCAACTGTATGGAATCAAAGTCTGaagctaatatatatatatatgttctgTAACCATCATACATGACATTAATTTCTGTGAAATCTGTCAACTCAAATCTGTAGACTGGCTCTGACTTCTGGTGAATAGCATACACTTATCCAGACTGTAAAACTGAGCAAAAGTTATGTAATGTATCCCGGCCTTTATAAACCCAAATTGTTATTATCCAAAGGATAGTTCGCTAAAAATCTGTCAAAATATCTCCCAAATATCATAGTTTGTGTTCCACATTACAAAAAGAgattatacaggtttggaatcacaaaagggtgagtaaatgacttccatttttcatttttcaatctTTGTGCCCAAAAGTAATGAATTTCAAACCAAAAATCTAAACAGAATTCAAGTTTCATTTATTGCAGTTGTTGGATACAACATTACGTAAATGTTTCAAACAAAACTGATAAATTCTTTCgaacaaaaaagatttttttttttcattccacTACTCATAATTCCATGGAACCTCTCTGAATGAGGGACATTAGTACAAAAATGCCAGCAATGGGGATCATCATATTAAGTGAAGACAAACAGCCTACGCAGCTTAGTGTAGTTGAAGCTGTAGACTAGATATGGTTAACCATCTATGGTCAAACTGTCTGATTGAGCCGATAAAGCCAGGACGCTACTGGTAATACGGTCTATATCGTGACTGGTCAGGGTGGTGAGGTCCTGGCATTTGTCCTTGTGGTGGCGGCCCCTGCATACGGGGCGGATGGGGGCCACGGGGATTGGGCCACATCCCCGGGCTCATGGCACCTGGCTGGGTAAAAGGTGGGCTAAGAGTGCCTTGGTCCTGTGGCATTGAGTTTGGGTTGTAGTGGTGCGCACTGACTGGGGGAATCGGACCAGGTGGAGGGTGATTCATGTAGGGTGGCATCTGGGTGATTATGTGTCCAGGTGGAGGGGGTGTTGACATGGGAGGTGCCTGGTTGTAAACCATGTGAGGTGTGGCTGAGCCCTGCGGTGGGTGCTGCATGGGGATGCTGAGAGGGGGTGGTGGGGGTGGCGGAGGCCCGTAATGTGGTTGTTGTGGTGGAGGCATGATATGATGCGGATGGGACACCACTGGTTGGCTGCCGTAATCGCCAGGGTGATGGTGTGGAGGCGGGCCGGGAGGTGTTTGTGGGTGTGGCTCACGGGGGGAGGGGCCCGCGCTCCCAGAGTCATCGTGAATGGGCACTGTGATGAGGTTGCTATGCTTACGTGTAGTCACTGTGGCAATTCGAAAGGTTTCCGGGGGGAGTGGCCGTGGGGAGGGTCCCAGATCAGAGGGTGAGGCTGGAGGTGGATGATTGTAGGTATCATGGCCTTGCAGTGGGGGAGGAATGAGAGGGTGTGTTTTAGCCAGGTGAGGAGGCGGAGGCAACCGGAAGCGGTCCGGTGGGTCGGAGGCCAGCGTCGGGTGTGGGGGATCTGGGCGAGAGGATCCGGTCTTGCTGGCCCGCATGTGGCGATGGTTGATGTGGGCCTGCAGGTCTCGCTGTGAGAGGTAGGTGCGTTTGCAGCCTTGTACGATGCTGCACATGAAGAGGGAGCCACGCTGGCACTGTTCGATGCGCTGGACTGGGTCTGAGCAGCTGTAGAGGGacaaactaaacttaaaatttagtAGGGGAAGTGGACATAGATACACATATTAAATTTCTATTTAGATCTGGAGATATTTCTATCaagaatgaaacaaaaaacacccCTGCTTATTCACATTGCATTGCactgaacattaaaaatcaaagaCTGCAGTGCATATTATAGTTAATCAGTCCTATGTTTATTTGACAGTGGTTTcaaatttcttgtttttatgaatgctaaatacaaataaaaggcaagcattaatttatttgtgcctttttaaaaaaaaaaaaaaaaaaaaaacattatatagcCTAGTTTTATAGGAGGTGGTTTCATAGACttggcaaattcattttttcagaAGTTTGTAGGTACAGACATACATCTTATCAACTAAAATTGAgaaatatattgtgatataaattttGGCCATACTGTCCAGCCCTAATACACGTCATATTTAGACTGTTAAAACACAACTTAGAGATgctataatatttttatatttcctgAAATCATCACTTTTTGGTTTCCATAAGCATCTTTATATTTACAATCTAATGTTTCCTCTTTGTTTGTGAAAGGGATCTGAAGatcagaaattaatttataattaaaattatttacaaataagtACTATGGTTTTATTACAGACAGGACTAAATTTCAGATTTACTGCTATCTGACTCAAATTGGTTTTGTTGTCTAAAGTCCAAACAGCAAACAAAACCACAACAGTTatgcactgatattaaaattctggctaatgtgattatttttatgttatggcTAACAACTGACAAATGAACATATTtaaattctataatatatatatatatatatatatatatatatatataaatatataaaaaataattgtaggAATCACAACACTATAATGTGTTTGAGATTtggtaaatattacatttaactgtgttattaaattactgtaacttataaactataaaaattaaaattattattataaagtgaACATTAAATGACACAACAGATACACATCAACCAATTAAAACAATGTgtgttttcagtaaaataaataaataaaataataaataaaaataaaataaggggCATGTCTTGCAATGATAGAGAGAAGAGAGCGCTCAATTTGAGTGCACAGGACGGAAATTAGCAGATCCACTATAGCATTTGCGACtaaaaactactgcgtgcgagtatgacaaaatatttaggagcaccatgtgCGAGTGACCCGATCagcgtatttgtgtttgcgctcaaagttttctatgtttttttgcaatgttgagtaatgtatcacaaacatatctcatgaatcctttaataaacaaagtgtagagagagtgtaaataaaagattcattgtgcagtgtaaagagctttgttgattataatggaactttgtgagatcgcaattaactaagatgagtgacagcttttaatgatttttaagggagtttgtaaatgagatattgatttaatactagttaaataaacaagaagttaatattaagtgacttacattgtatgtctataacactattgcctgattttgttctattttgtcgtcaaaaatagtctgaaacaagtcataatcaagccgctgcgcatctccattcaaacactgCATTATTTCGtgtatgaatgaacgtgcatttttaaacgaatctagtgagtcaatagttcaatttcccattcataaaaagagtcacttgctttattcctgaaggAATCACGActcaaatgaatgattcagtaattaaatcagtgacttgctgccacctactggcagttttagtttcatttttaaagtatctttttagttatttaaatcatttaatatttctgtattcaaattttgtatttaaaatattaatctcaacatgagtttatgaatttgtttgcactcatgccacctctgagcctcattaaacataagaaaatacacctacaagccactatTGTGTTCTTCTGTGACACTTCtgtaatactgatttcattggATTGGTAACGTACCCTCATTctcttgttttaattagaaattttaaaaagcttaaatttGACATAAGAGATGACatactttaaataaagttagaaaaaggtaaaaacaaaattcccctgtaaatcaaatatcacctcgtaatgggacGGTTAATTTTTTGAACccgattttttgattattgattagaatgtgctcctgaaattttgactgtgctcctaaagaGAAAAGTAAGCATGGAGCCCTGATAGACAGAAATGGAAAATTatcagagaaaacaaaacattaaaaagaaggaCCCGCATAAATATCGTAGCAACTCAAGGAGAATACTCAAGGAGCGGGAAGGCCTGGAATCGGACGCTGTGGTTGCGTTGTTTCTTTCTGATAAGTGAGTAACGTTGATTTTGCATTGTTTCACACAACTTATCTGTGTTGGCTTTTGTTTGAAAATGGTTGTGTGACATCTTCGCTTGTTTCTGCAATCACTGTTAGGCCACGTACGATTGGGATGGAGAAATCAAAATAGGGGTGAGGACCTGTTGGACTATGGGCgtgtttgttttggtgctttCAAATATCAACATCATTTGGCAAAAATCGcttagtgcacctttaaataAAGCTTGCTGAATGCgtattgttttattatcaaaatgAACATCTGTCCACTCAAAGTTTAGAAATATGTACTTCCAATAGCACAACAACCCTGGATGTTTAAGAAAAGCGTGTTCATCTGAACCACAGCCTCTTATTCGAACACCTACAGATGTTACCAAGGAAACAGAATGTGCTAAAATTTTCAGATTTGCTTCCATCCCACATTACCTTCACTCAAACTTTACAGTACATCAGGGATGGACACAGTGTGTTTTTCACCTAAACCTCAAACTTCACTCCAAGAACAAGATACAATCCACCTAAACAAACTGTTGTAGGAGAAACTCACCCAGGGCACATCTTGTCACATTTCTTCTCGTAGTGCACTGCACAGTCATAGCAGAAAACATGCTTACATGGAATCTGAggaaaacaagtgttttttttcaatgaaagATCTCcagcattatatataaaaaaaaaaaatgcattagggACTAGAACATCCTTCTTACCATTCGCCCATAAATCTTTATGGGCAGACCACACttgtcacaaaaatgaactggaGTGTCATCTTTTACTCCTACCAAGTTGAGCTGAGAAAAATAAGCAGatctcatttattttaaatatgatattaatTATTACACTAGAGTATATTGTATTAAATATCTGAACATTTATTAGagaaatactgttaaaaatatGACGTAATTTGATGTCATTTATTGTTGATTAATGAATGTATAACCTTATAATCCCAGAAGATCGGCTGAGGGAATCTGCGCTGGTTTCCATATGCATCTCCAGATTTACACTCAAATCTTTCCTCTTGGTTATAGCCGAACGTCTCTGAAGatcacaaaaaacattaataaacaaaagcaaataagATGTAGCAAAAAAATCTACGGTTTTATTCAGGCAGAGCAAAAACGTGATTTATTGGGATATCTGACTCAAATCCACTTAGTTGCTTATAGCCAAAATAAACAGAGatgcactgatattaaaattctgcctGGTGCTATAAGCTGATAATCATTTAACATTATGGCTAATAAATAACAATTGACCAACATTAAAATTCTATacttttttgtataaataaattaaaaacaaaacactaaaaatgaaaatcaatcaAATGCTACTGAATTTACTTATCACATTATCAcgtacagtatgaaaaatggatattaatttgctaaatattacatttaagtattaaattattCGCATTTTCAAAGATTAACTGTGAGCGTTCAATGGcagttaaatgtaaaataaaagaacatGCACAAATAAACTGTATATCAGATGATGCCCAATCAATGTAAATATAccagatgtttaaaaaaagctcGGAACTTGACAGACGGTCCTAAGAATCAGATGTGAAAACACA
The sequence above is drawn from the Labeo rohita strain BAU-BD-2019 chromosome 25, IGBB_LRoh.1.0, whole genome shotgun sequence genome and encodes:
- the LOC127157148 gene encoding E3 ubiquitin-protein ligase Hakai isoform X1 — translated: MDQNDNDLQGTDGSGSLGGLDVRRQIPIKLLSKQTERGKLPARPQRPNTRLPSKSEEETFGYNQEERFECKSGDAYGNQRRFPQPIFWDYKLNLVGVKDDTPVHFCDKCGLPIKIYGRMIPCKHVFCYDCAVHYEKKCDKMCPGLSLYSCSDPVQRIEQCQRGSLFMCSIVQGCKRTYLSQRDLQAHINHRHMRASKTGSSRPDPPHPTLASDPPDRFRLPPPPHLAKTHPLIPPPLQGHDTYNHPPPASPSDLGPSPRPLPPETFRIATVTTRKHSNLITVPIHDDSGSAGPSPREPHPQTPPGPPPHHHPGDYGSQPVVSHPHHIMPPPQQPHYGPPPPPPPPLSIPMQHPPQGSATPHMVYNQAPPMSTPPPPGHIITQMPPYMNHPPPGPIPPVSAHHYNPNSMPQDQGTLSPPFTQPGAMSPGMWPNPRGPHPPRMQGPPPQGQMPGPHHPDQSRYRPYYQ
- the LOC127157148 gene encoding E3 ubiquitin-protein ligase Hakai isoform X2 produces the protein MDQNDNDLQGTDGSGSLGGLDVRRQIPIKLLSKQTERGKLPARPQRPNTRLPSKSEEETFGYNQEERFECKSGDAYGNQRRFPQPIFWDYKLNLVGVKDDTPVHFCDKCGLPIKIYGRMIPCKHVFCYDCAVHYEKKCDKMCPGCSDPVQRIEQCQRGSLFMCSIVQGCKRTYLSQRDLQAHINHRHMRASKTGSSRPDPPHPTLASDPPDRFRLPPPPHLAKTHPLIPPPLQGHDTYNHPPPASPSDLGPSPRPLPPETFRIATVTTRKHSNLITVPIHDDSGSAGPSPREPHPQTPPGPPPHHHPGDYGSQPVVSHPHHIMPPPQQPHYGPPPPPPPPLSIPMQHPPQGSATPHMVYNQAPPMSTPPPPGHIITQMPPYMNHPPPGPIPPVSAHHYNPNSMPQDQGTLSPPFTQPGAMSPGMWPNPRGPHPPRMQGPPPQGQMPGPHHPDQSRYRPYYQ